The genome window aagtggaaaagAGACCAGCACAGTAAAGCTGTCGGACCCCACTGCACAATGAAGCTGCCGGATCCAGCAGCTGGACCCCACTCAACAGTAGATAAACTGTTCaccaacagtagaaacactgttcatcaacagtagaaacactgtacaGGGACCCATGTGGGACCCtattttactgttcatagattctttttattttctatttataTGTTCTTTCATTCATTCATTCGAGACAGAAGAAGGAACCCCCCTTTCtctctctctagaattctctctctctctcttcaagtGTAATTAGAGTTGAAGTTTGTAACGGAAGAACAAAGTAaataaagttttcagttcttGATCTTCAGGCCTTGCATCCCGGCCAAAAAGTACTGGTTTTCTTCCTTAAAGTGTTTTCTTCCTTAAAGtgttttcttctagtctctcctctctggccgtgacgatgtccggctaagagacatcatatctatgttgaatatctaacttctctcctatataaaccatgaaagcgacgacatttattaaaatataaatgagttttatatatagtatTTTGACTTGGTttcaagatggttggtacagtctaatatagcactactcttattggctttgccttagtagcttcgtctagccagccgtgaaccttaGCCCGATGAATGAGTTGAAAAGGGcgtcttctttcacggttagaactgctagacacatgggctcaataagagtatgtattatattatgacaggccccttgcttgagtaaaaaggtttaaccttccatacaatcactaaactatataaaaaattcaagtatatttcaattcttatatccttactgattgtgtggattaccgccagtctttaaagaTAAggatactgaattagctagattaagaattctcaaatgtgttaaaattatgatctttaactggtggaaacctcgATGGACATATAATAGTCAGCAGAGGTGTGAAATAATTCCAGTTCCCAGTCAAACGGCGATCTCTGTTTTAGCTTAGTTGAGAAGGCCGTGCGGATTACGAGTAccctttttttttacttttgctGCAATAGAGGAGATTTCCATTggactactatatatatatatatatatatatgatgtatatatagtatattatatatatataagctatattcgatatatatacatatcttaaaatgtatatatagtatattatagtatatatataggttatattcgatatatatatatagtatagtatattatatatatatatatatatatatatatatatatatatatatatatatgtaagtgtatagtataatatagtatatatataagctatattcgatatatatacatatcttaagatgtatatatagtaaatatataagctatattcgatagccaacgactattttggcaGTAAAACGGTCATATTTTAAATGTCATAACGGCTATAATGTGgcagattattattattattattatttaaattagtcgTTGGGCCCGGATAagcccgtttaggaccgcttgaaccagCCCACTTCCCAGCCGGTCCCGGTCTCGTGGACCTCGCCTATGGGACCGGCCCACCTCCCCACGGTCCcagtcctatccggttaggaccgttaGGGCCCACCGCCCAtttgggcttgcggtcctgggtcgggcccggtcctaaccggcccacatgccacccttatctatgacagtgagtgccatgatacttacacattaggTTAGGgtccctttgggcaggatcggactgtaaaggtcgaggccacttggtgtctttgatgcgtctgatgacAGATACGATGGCAGcaacatcgacgttgaagttgtactccgataacctcggtgcttccttaggcccgatgggtctatcgaaaccacttttgctcatgagaCCCCGATTATTTTGACCTCGGTCACTCCTTCTCTCACTCCTCACAAGGTTTCATCCAGACCCATTACctcttcggtctccattgtatggttgataccggtcTCTATTCGATTTTGATTcatgatcaatgtctcttttggatcGTTCACTAGCTCTGACGGGGTAAACGGATCTGGAAGGgcccccaagctgatcatcttcgacccttatttttgattggtaccggttatggacgtcggcccaagttactaCCGGATACtctatcaaattttgcttcaactgctgtgaagccagcGAGCTTCGAGCATAAAGTCCTTGGGTGAAgtcctgaacagcccaatcatctacCACCGGTGGCAGATCCATCTGTTCCAATTTAAATCTTGACACGAACTCTCTAAGcatttcgttatctctttgcgttaccttgaaaaggtctgacttcctggtctcagCCTTGATGGCTCCGGTGTGCgcttttacaaaggcatctgcaagcataacaaACGAGTCAATAAAATTAGGgggtaagttatgataccatatcatagctccttttgacaaagTCTCTTCGAACTTTTTCAGTACGatggactcgatctcatcatcttttaaatcgttccccttgatggcgcatgtgtaggaggtcacatgctatTTGGGTCAgttgttccgttgtacttaggaatttcgagCATGCAAAACTTATTTGGGATCGGTTTCGGAGCTGCGTTCGGATGGAAAGGTTTCTGAACAAACTTTTTGGAATCTAGGCCTTTCAGCATCgatggtgctcctgggatttggtcgaccctggagttgtatgtctccacctttttgtcgttagcttcgattttcttttctcccaattctacccgttttgtcaattcctcgagcatctttactATCTTGGGGTTGGTCCCGGATTCAGCTTCATTTGGCCTTTCTGTGACTAGTTCATTTCTGCGGGTGTTTTCCTGGGACGGATCGGGATCAACTCTACTGGGAGcgcggctttggttctgtaattgggctatcgctgcttgttgagcctgtagcatttcgaagatcacccgcaagTTGATTTCATCGCCGCTATCGCTACCGACCTGGTTCCCCCGCTAGTACTGTTTTTCGGGTCGGTGGGCAAGTTAGCATCGATGGCCAAATAGGAGTTGGCATCGCTTGGATCTACGATCGGGACCCCGTTGGGGTCAGCAGGCTGAACCTCGTTGCTGGGCGctatattgttgttctcgccatggtggccagaTTCAATATCGACGTTAGGGTGAGCAGACTAAGAGTTTGATATCTTTAAGTTTTCCTTAAATTAAGATCTCAAAGAGCGTGTtgtggaaatttgtatcaaatagccactattatccttagccccacgggggcgcaaaactgtttaccctaaaaaacggataacaattaaatttgtaagcgATTTTAAGAATACGCGGAATAATTCGTtacaaacgataaattgcgtaagattaaacaaataaagatatagtaaattcaaaccacgtgAGGAGGATGATTCCAACCTCAATGAAATATCCACCCTCGATCCGGACTCATAATGGCCAGCACTATTTAACAAGGAAAAAAGCTttcaataacagagaaaataatagtatattgccttggtatgcgtACGTTACAATGTGTCAACGAATAATTCGactcccatttatatagtaggagagttttaccctaagtacaattctatgtAAGGTAAAAAAAATTCTGTTTAACTAATCACCGGCTCTcgatcgatacgtgccgagatccaagTGTTGCTCGACAACGTTCTTCGAAGTCTTTTGGGATTTGGACCGATCCTGGAtcatgaccccgatattctcgaggaTGAGCGTCATGTCCTTAGACTCTGGCTCGATGAGACCCTTACCTCGATTTTGGTTCCTTGTTCTCACGTCTCTAGCTCGATTTATCTTACCGGAAACAGGGGCATCCCACAAGTCCGGTTTCACCCGTAAACATTGTACTTCTAAATTTATTAATTCCAACCTACTATTTGTTAGTGCAATTTCAGTGAACTTATTGAAGATGAGCAAAATAAAGCCTTTCTTCGGCCCCTAATCTATACGGCCTAAATACAAACTTACTACTATCTTTTTTTCTGTTTTACAGCATGTAATCGTGCTTCACAATAATTTGCCTCGTTCTCAACTAATATTTTGTTGCGATGGGAATTATTTGAAGGCCTATTATATATTATGTGGGGTTTAACaaagataataatatattttCCCTCAGTATCGACCGGCCAATTAGGTATAAATATCCAGAAAATGACAAAGTTTCTTTAATACCAGACCAAAATCTTGTTTGACAATCAATTTGTCTAATTCTCCAAACTCTAATAtttgatttttattaaaaatctaATACGGAAAAGGGTTAAAAATACCCTTTTactattaaaaaatatttatttatacccTTTGTTATACTATTGGTCTACTATAACCCTCACATCATAGAATTGATGTAAAAATACCCTGCCGTTGGAATCCTCCACCATGATAATATTATCCTATGTGAACTGACATACAATTGAAGTGAAAACAACTTAGACATGTCACCTCATCGCATTTATCTTATTTTACCCCTCTTACTAAATTGTGAATGCCTAACGCAA of Nicotiana tomentosiformis chromosome 7, ASM39032v3, whole genome shotgun sequence contains these proteins:
- the LOC138896299 gene encoding uncharacterized protein, with product MIWYHNLPPNFIDSFVMLADAFVKAHTGAIKAETRKSDLFKVTQRDNEMLREFVSRFKLEQMDLPPVVDDWAVQDFTQGLYARSSLASQQLKQNLIEYPVVTWADVHNRYQSKIRVEDDQLGGPSRSVYPVRASERSKRDIDHESKSNRDRYQPYNGDRRGNGSG